The following proteins are encoded in a genomic region of Maribacter hydrothermalis:
- a CDS encoding DUF4249 domain-containing protein, with amino-acid sequence MKRYILLLLLAFSFLVSCEDVIELELPENDTRLIVNGVIRVDETQEYLPIEILVTESSSFLNNNTIASIESAIIFYGTPNPDAPEILEGGGISNLTELEPGSGKWVPDPSFDSEQRIRVSNIDEGDVFQLIITTSQERFFATTTYVKSVPIDSLIQGDQTLFSGNETEVIVTFTDNGERNDYYILDFDFDEYLVTEDEFYQGQTFVFSYFYDNDLEINTSVTVEISLLGADESFYNYMNQIIVQSGGDQGPFQTPAATVRGNIINVSGLNNIEIFDNVERSDNYALGYFAIVQEYKETITITNE; translated from the coding sequence ATGAAACGTTATATATTACTATTATTATTGGCTTTTTCGTTTTTGGTTTCTTGTGAAGACGTTATTGAACTTGAATTACCTGAAAACGATACAAGACTAATTGTAAATGGGGTAATAAGAGTAGATGAAACACAAGAATATTTACCTATAGAAATTTTAGTCACAGAAAGTAGTTCTTTTCTAAATAACAATACAATTGCATCCATAGAAAGTGCTATTATTTTCTATGGAACCCCAAACCCCGATGCTCCAGAAATTTTAGAAGGTGGTGGAATTTCTAACTTGACAGAACTTGAGCCTGGAAGCGGAAAATGGGTTCCAGATCCTTCTTTCGATAGTGAACAAAGAATTAGAGTAAGTAACATTGATGAAGGGGATGTATTTCAACTAATTATAACCACAAGCCAGGAACGTTTTTTTGCAACGACCACTTATGTAAAATCAGTACCAATAGATTCATTAATTCAAGGTGACCAAACGCTATTTTCCGGTAATGAAACAGAGGTAATTGTAACCTTTACCGATAATGGCGAACGTAATGATTATTATATACTTGATTTCGATTTTGATGAATATTTAGTTACAGAAGATGAGTTTTATCAAGGACAGACGTTTGTATTTTCTTATTTTTATGATAATGACTTAGAAATAAATACAAGTGTAACTGTTGAAATTAGCTTGCTTGGTGCTGATGAATCTTTCTATAATTATATGAATCAAATAATTGTACAATCTGGCGGGGACCAAGGACCTTTTCAAACTCCTGCGGCAACAGTTCGTGGAAATATTATCAATGTAAGTGGATTAAATAATATAGAAATTTTTGACAATGTAGAGCGTTCCGACAACTATGCATTAGGTTATTTTGCCATCGTGCAAGAATATAAAGAAACGATAACAATAACAAATGAGTAG
- a CDS encoding RbsD/FucU domain-containing protein translates to MLKTPVIHPTIMEALARSGHFAQVVIADGNLPVGAMKGPNSTTVHLNFRPGLLDALTVLEGILEICPVQGAIVMEKPAEANAEIYDAYKRLLGNVTWDEMERWAFYDKIRDQNTTLIIQTGEQRRFANLILTVGVVKMAEESGF, encoded by the coding sequence ATGCTTAAGACTCCGGTAATACATCCAACAATTATGGAAGCGCTTGCGCGTTCAGGCCATTTTGCGCAAGTTGTCATTGCAGATGGTAATTTACCCGTTGGAGCAATGAAAGGGCCAAATTCTACCACGGTACATCTAAATTTTAGACCAGGTCTTTTAGATGCACTAACTGTTCTTGAAGGTATACTCGAAATTTGTCCCGTTCAAGGAGCAATAGTTATGGAGAAACCTGCTGAAGCAAATGCAGAAATTTATGATGCGTATAAAAGATTACTAGGTAATGTAACCTGGGATGAAATGGAGCGTTGGGCTTTTTACGATAAAATTAGAGACCAAAACACCACTTTAATTATACAAACAGGGGAGCAACGCCGTTTTGCTAATTTAATATTAACTGTCGGAGTAGTGAAAATGGCTGAAGAGTCGGGGTTTTAA
- a CDS encoding DUF4294 domain-containing protein has translation MKNNILYFLIFLTSAFIGNAQVEEQELDSIAEQMIIVAGDSLIQSSIALEEAYVFGKLKFSSYDDKLRYYILRRKTEKVYPYAKMAAERLVELNDSLVYMKNNRKRKKYTKKVQKFIEEEFSEELKKLTRTEGQILVKLIYRQTGTTAFDLVKDLRNGWRAFWYNTTAKLFSISIKEEFHPDLIEEDYLIEDILQRAFSKGTLERQATVLDYDYDALYNKWKKTTEIPKQ, from the coding sequence ATGAAAAATAACATCTTATACTTTTTAATTTTCTTGACTAGTGCATTTATAGGCAATGCACAGGTGGAAGAACAGGAGCTAGATTCGATAGCTGAACAAATGATTATTGTAGCTGGTGATTCATTGATACAAAGTTCCATTGCCTTAGAAGAAGCATATGTTTTTGGTAAACTGAAGTTTTCATCATACGATGATAAATTACGGTACTACATATTAAGAAGGAAAACTGAAAAGGTATACCCATACGCAAAAATGGCTGCTGAGCGTTTAGTTGAATTGAACGATAGCTTGGTTTATATGAAGAATAACAGAAAGCGTAAAAAGTATACAAAAAAGGTTCAAAAGTTTATTGAGGAAGAATTTTCAGAAGAGCTAAAAAAATTAACACGCACGGAAGGTCAAATTTTAGTTAAACTTATTTATAGGCAAACAGGAACAACGGCTTTTGACTTGGTTAAGGATTTACGTAATGGCTGGCGGGCATTTTGGTATAATACTACTGCCAAATTGTTTAGTATTAGTATTAAAGAAGAATTTCATCCAGATTTGATAGAAGAAGATTATTTGATAGAAGATATTTTACAAAGAGCTTTTTCAAAGGGTACGTTAGAACGGCAGGCAACGGTTTTGGATTATGATTATGATGCGCTATATAACAAGTGGAAAAAAACTACAGAAATTCCAAAACAATAA
- the rpsF gene encoding 30S ribosomal protein S6, translated as MNHYETVFILNPVLSDVQIEETVKKFEDFLINNGAKMVAKENWGLKKLAYPIQNKKSGFYHLFEFTNVGEVVAPYEQEFRRDERVMRFLTVKLDKHAVAWAEKRRTRNKKTAKA; from the coding sequence ATGAACCATTACGAAACTGTTTTCATTTTGAATCCCGTTCTATCAGATGTACAGATAGAGGAAACAGTTAAGAAATTCGAGGATTTCTTAATTAACAATGGCGCCAAAATGGTAGCTAAAGAGAATTGGGGGCTAAAGAAATTGGCTTACCCAATCCAAAACAAGAAAAGTGGATTTTACCACTTGTTCGAATTCACTAATGTTGGTGAGGTGGTAGCACCTTACGAACAAGAGTTTAGAAGAGATGAACGTGTTATGCGATTTTTGACCGTTAAATTGGACAAGCACGCTGTTGCATGGGCAGAGAAAAGAAGAACAAGAAACAAAAAAACCGCTAAAGCTTAA
- a CDS encoding DUF6495 family protein, whose protein sequence is MKYTRLTKEQLEELHPEFINFLATQSITGDEWDSIKRDKPKVAEEEIDVFSDLVWEGVLNKVSYLENISNTQMHLFFLTDKEMKLISVKVTNPNIDLTTQVGFDWFKKNWQSDFVEYLTASKAYTDDRNLDKFLLLQQGAVITKGDLYQWFEKVIETS, encoded by the coding sequence ATGAAATATACAAGGCTAACAAAAGAACAATTAGAAGAGCTGCATCCGGAGTTTATTAACTTTTTAGCAACTCAATCAATTACTGGCGATGAATGGGATTCTATAAAAAGAGACAAGCCTAAAGTTGCGGAAGAGGAAATAGATGTATTTAGTGATTTAGTTTGGGAAGGTGTTTTAAATAAAGTTTCATATTTAGAGAATATTTCAAATACACAAATGCATTTGTTTTTCTTAACGGATAAGGAAATGAAACTTATTTCTGTAAAAGTGACGAATCCAAATATAGACCTTACTACTCAAGTTGGTTTTGATTGGTTTAAAAAGAACTGGCAATCAGATTTTGTAGAGTACTTAACCGCTTCAAAAGCATATACGGACGATAGAAACCTTGATAAATTTTTATTGCTACAACAAGGAGCGGTAATTACCAAAGGAGATTTATACCAGTGGTTCGAAAAGGTTATTGAGACCTCATAA
- the rpsR gene encoding 30S ribosomal protein S18 produces MATLQQQAKGKKDGEIRYLTPLNIETNTKKKYCRFKKSGIKYVDYKDADFLLKLVNEQGKLLPRRLTGTSLKYQRKVAQAVKRARHLALMPYVADLLK; encoded by the coding sequence ATGGCAACATTACAACAACAGGCAAAAGGAAAAAAAGATGGAGAGATCAGGTATCTTACTCCATTGAACATTGAAACCAACACTAAAAAGAAGTATTGTCGTTTTAAAAAATCTGGTATTAAGTACGTAGATTATAAGGATGCTGATTTTTTATTGAAGTTGGTAAACGAGCAAGGTAAATTGTTACCTAGAAGACTTACAGGAACTTCATTGAAGTACCAAAGAAAAGTGGCACAAGCCGTAAAAAGAGCTCGTCATTTGGCGTTAATGCCATATGTTGCTGATTTATTAAAATAA
- a CDS encoding TonB-dependent receptor — MKEYTTPILILFLFFSSLSWSQQKYTLSGTISEISSNETLIGVTIAIPALNTGVTTNEYGFYSITLPEGTYKVLISYLGFKDILQEITLTENKRLDYLLEEEAEELEEVVVTENVEKMDIRKPQMSVNTLSVGTIKKIPVILGEADVIKSILLLPGVTNAGEGASGFNVRGGAVDQNLILLDEAIIFNSSHLFGFFSVFNPDAIKDIKLYKGGIPARYGGRVSSVLDIFQKEGNSKEFKMNGGIGAVASRLLLEGPIKKDKAAFLIGGRASYAHLFLPLFDIDNTAYFYDLNTKLNYRLNEKNNIFLSGYFGRDVFGISDSFVNTYGNAVGNFRWNHLFSDKLFSNLSIIYSDYYYGLKLDFVGFNWNSGIRNFNIKYDLKHYANDKLQINYGVNNVYYQFNPGKIEPSNSESGIVEEQLIQKYANEFAGYIDVEQKITENLSIGYGLRLSQFIRLGQDELNVYANNLPVEFNPFQLIYTEAKPIDVIKPGRRKTLSTFYNLEPRASMSYTLNESSSIKASYTRLSQYLHLLSNTSSPTPLDVWTPSGPFIKPQLLDQYAFGYFKNIKDGQFSVESEVFYKDVQNRIDYIDGANLIANNAIEQVILNGEARAYGLEFLLRKNEGKLQGWLAYTLSKSEQRTPGRAPVIDNGRSNLESGINFGNWYNTPYDKTHDISMFLSYDLNKKWSFSSNFTYQTGQPTNYPIGQFEFQGLTVPYYGLRNIQRLPAYNRLDLSATLTPKKNSNKKIKGEWVFSIYNLYNRRNAASINFRRNDDTGANEAVRTSIFGIVPAVTYNFKF; from the coding sequence ATGAAAGAATATACTACGCCTATTCTTATACTATTTTTATTTTTTTCTTCGTTGAGCTGGAGTCAACAAAAATATACTTTAAGCGGAACAATATCTGAAATTAGCAGTAACGAAACTCTTATTGGTGTTACCATTGCTATTCCTGCATTAAACACAGGCGTTACTACTAATGAATATGGTTTTTATTCCATAACATTACCAGAAGGCACATACAAGGTATTAATAAGCTACTTAGGTTTTAAAGATATTCTACAAGAAATTACCCTTACAGAAAATAAACGTCTAGATTATCTACTTGAAGAAGAAGCAGAGGAATTAGAAGAAGTTGTGGTGACGGAGAATGTTGAAAAAATGGACATTAGAAAACCGCAAATGAGTGTAAACACATTATCTGTAGGTACTATAAAGAAAATACCGGTTATTCTCGGCGAGGCCGATGTTATAAAATCCATTTTGCTATTACCCGGTGTTACAAATGCAGGTGAGGGAGCTTCAGGATTCAACGTGCGTGGTGGCGCCGTTGACCAAAATCTGATATTATTGGATGAGGCCATAATTTTCAATTCATCCCATCTTTTCGGTTTTTTTTCCGTTTTTAACCCAGATGCGATTAAAGACATTAAATTGTATAAAGGCGGTATTCCCGCTCGTTATGGAGGCCGGGTTTCATCGGTACTTGATATTTTTCAAAAAGAAGGAAACAGTAAGGAATTTAAGATGAACGGTGGCATTGGTGCCGTAGCCAGTAGACTTTTGTTGGAGGGACCTATTAAAAAAGACAAGGCAGCATTTCTCATAGGAGGCCGAGCTTCGTATGCCCATTTGTTCCTGCCACTTTTCGATATTGATAATACAGCTTATTTCTATGACCTGAATACCAAACTAAATTACCGATTGAACGAAAAGAACAATATTTTTCTCTCAGGATATTTTGGTAGGGATGTTTTCGGTATTAGCGATAGTTTTGTAAATACTTATGGGAATGCAGTTGGAAATTTTAGATGGAATCACCTTTTCTCAGATAAATTGTTCTCCAACCTTTCCATCATTTACTCCGATTATTACTATGGTTTAAAATTAGATTTCGTAGGGTTTAATTGGAATTCTGGTATCCGAAATTTTAATATTAAATACGATTTAAAACACTATGCCAATGATAAATTGCAAATCAATTACGGTGTCAACAATGTATATTATCAATTTAATCCTGGTAAAATAGAACCAAGTAATTCTGAATCTGGCATTGTTGAAGAACAATTAATACAAAAATATGCTAACGAATTTGCAGGTTATATAGATGTAGAACAAAAAATTACAGAAAATTTAAGTATTGGCTATGGCTTACGTTTAAGTCAATTTATTCGATTGGGCCAAGATGAATTGAATGTATATGCCAATAATTTGCCTGTAGAGTTTAATCCTTTTCAATTAATATACACTGAAGCAAAACCTATAGATGTTATTAAACCTGGTCGAAGAAAAACATTATCTACCTTTTATAATCTTGAACCAAGAGCTTCAATGTCATATACTTTAAATGAATCAAGTTCCATTAAAGCCAGTTATACAAGATTATCACAATACCTTCACCTTTTATCGAACACAAGCTCCCCCACTCCGTTAGATGTTTGGACCCCAAGTGGGCCGTTTATTAAACCTCAATTGTTGGATCAATATGCCTTTGGCTATTTTAAAAATATAAAAGATGGTCAATTTTCTGTTGAAAGTGAGGTTTTTTATAAAGATGTGCAAAATAGAATAGATTACATTGACGGGGCCAATTTAATTGCCAATAACGCTATAGAACAAGTCATTTTAAATGGCGAGGCAAGAGCATACGGCTTAGAATTTTTGCTTCGTAAGAACGAAGGAAAGCTACAAGGGTGGCTTGCATATACCTTATCTAAATCAGAACAGCGAACGCCAGGTAGAGCACCAGTTATCGATAATGGCCGTAGTAATTTAGAATCTGGAATCAACTTTGGAAACTGGTATAATACGCCTTATGATAAAACACATGATATCTCAATGTTTTTGAGTTACGACCTAAATAAAAAGTGGAGTTTTAGTAGTAATTTCACCTATCAAACGGGGCAGCCAACCAATTACCCAATTGGTCAATTTGAATTTCAAGGTTTAACGGTTCCATATTATGGCCTACGGAATATACAAAGACTGCCCGCTTACAACAGACTTGACTTATCAGCCACATTAACTCCTAAAAAGAATAGTAATAAAAAAATAAAAGGCGAATGGGTATTTAGCATTTATAATTTGTACAACAGGCGAAATGCCGCTTCTATTAATTTTAGACGTAATGACGATACTGGCGCAAATGAGGCGGTTAGAACTTCAATTTTTGGAATCGTACCAGCAGTAACCTATAACTTTAAATTTTAA
- the rplI gene encoding 50S ribosomal protein L9, whose amino-acid sequence MELILKEDVQNLGFKDDVVNVKNGYGRNFLIPQGLATMATVSAKKVLAENLKQRAHKEKKVVDAAKKTEEALKALELKITAKTGAADKLFGSVTNGDLADALAKDGHAIDKKFISIQGGAVKRTGPYNAQIRLHREVVVDFGFEVIAEQK is encoded by the coding sequence ATGGAGCTTATATTAAAAGAAGACGTACAGAACTTAGGTTTTAAAGATGACGTAGTAAATGTTAAGAATGGATATGGAAGAAATTTCCTAATACCTCAAGGCTTAGCTACTATGGCAACAGTATCCGCTAAAAAAGTTTTAGCTGAAAACTTAAAGCAAAGAGCACATAAAGAGAAAAAAGTTGTTGATGCCGCTAAGAAGACCGAAGAGGCATTGAAAGCTTTAGAGTTGAAAATTACTGCTAAAACGGGAGCTGCCGATAAATTATTCGGTTCTGTTACAAATGGTGATTTGGCAGATGCTTTGGCTAAGGACGGTCATGCAATCGATAAAAAATTCATAAGTATTCAAGGTGGTGCTGTTAAAAGAACCGGACCATACAATGCTCAAATTAGATTACACCGTGAGGTTGTAGTTGATTTTGGATTCGAAGTAATTGCAGAGCAAAAATAA
- a CDS encoding NUDIX hydrolase produces MDELIDILDANGNKTHTTKMKSEAHKNGWFHQTVHIWFFTRDGFILMQKRGKEKDVYPLLWDVSVAGHIASGEDIVVAALREVQEEIGLIISPSNLEKIGIFKSVQNHSEILKDYEFHHTFIAELKTSFDTLQKQYSEVEALKLVSLNKFNKEIKNVHKYNYVPHDFSYYETIFKKIYNKL; encoded by the coding sequence ATGGATGAATTAATTGATATTTTAGATGCTAATGGTAACAAGACGCATACCACCAAAATGAAGTCTGAAGCTCATAAAAATGGATGGTTTCACCAAACCGTTCATATTTGGTTCTTCACAAGAGATGGTTTTATTTTAATGCAAAAACGTGGTAAAGAAAAGGATGTTTATCCTTTACTGTGGGATGTTTCCGTAGCAGGTCATATTGCTTCCGGTGAAGATATTGTTGTTGCTGCTTTACGAGAAGTACAGGAAGAAATAGGCTTAATAATCTCGCCTTCTAATTTGGAAAAAATAGGGATTTTTAAATCAGTTCAAAATCATTCGGAAATACTTAAAGACTATGAATTTCATCACACGTTTATAGCAGAACTAAAAACATCATTTGATACGCTACAAAAACAATACAGTGAGGTTGAGGCCTTAAAGCTAGTTTCTTTAAATAAGTTTAACAAAGAAATTAAGAATGTTCATAAATATAATTATGTACCACATGACTTTTCTTATTATGAAACCATTTTTAAAAAAATATACAATAAATTATAA
- a CDS encoding M42 family metallopeptidase, with protein MADKKIINKKSLDFFEKYLNNAAPTGYEWEGQKLWMNYLKPYVDTFITDTYGSAVGVINPDAKYKVVIEGHADEISWYVNYITDNGLLYVIRNGGSDHQIAPSKWVNIHTKNGIVKGVFGWPAIHTRKGDKEELAPKLDNICIDIGAKDKAEVEKMGVHVGCVITYPDTFHILNDDKFVCRAIDNRAGGFMIAEVARLLHENKIKLPFGLYITNSVQEEIGLRGAEMITNTIKPNVAIITDVCHDTTTPMIEKKVQGHTEIGAGPVISFAPAVQNKLRERIIETAEEKKIPFQRMAASRATGTDTDAFAYSNGGVASALISLPLRYMHTTVEMVHKNDVENVIRLIYETLLTIKEGETFSYFD; from the coding sequence ATGGCTGATAAAAAAATAATTAATAAAAAGTCTTTAGATTTTTTTGAAAAATACTTGAATAATGCCGCTCCTACAGGGTACGAATGGGAAGGGCAAAAATTATGGATGAATTACCTAAAACCATATGTAGACACCTTTATAACAGACACCTATGGTTCTGCAGTTGGCGTAATAAATCCTGATGCTAAATATAAGGTAGTAATTGAAGGACATGCAGATGAGATTTCATGGTACGTAAATTATATTACAGATAATGGTTTATTGTATGTAATTCGTAATGGAGGTAGTGATCATCAAATAGCACCATCAAAATGGGTTAACATCCATACAAAAAATGGCATAGTAAAAGGAGTATTTGGCTGGCCTGCAATTCATACACGTAAAGGGGATAAAGAAGAATTAGCTCCAAAACTAGATAATATTTGTATTGACATTGGTGCAAAAGATAAAGCAGAAGTTGAAAAAATGGGTGTTCATGTAGGTTGTGTTATTACCTATCCAGATACATTTCATATTTTAAATGATGATAAGTTTGTCTGTAGAGCAATCGACAACCGTGCAGGTGGATTTATGATTGCAGAGGTTGCTCGTTTACTACATGAGAACAAGATAAAATTACCATTTGGACTTTATATAACGAACTCCGTTCAAGAGGAAATAGGGCTACGTGGAGCTGAAATGATTACGAATACTATAAAACCTAATGTTGCTATCATTACTGATGTTTGTCATGACACTACAACTCCTATGATTGAGAAAAAGGTTCAAGGACACACCGAAATCGGAGCAGGACCTGTTATTTCATTTGCACCCGCGGTACAGAATAAGCTTCGTGAGCGTATAATAGAAACCGCCGAGGAGAAAAAAATTCCATTTCAACGTATGGCTGCTTCAAGAGCTACAGGTACTGATACTGATGCCTTTGCTTATAGCAATGGTGGGGTTGCATCTGCATTAATTTCACTTCCTTTGCGTTACATGCATACTACTGTAGAAATGGTTCATAAAAATGATGTAGAAAACGTTATTCGATTAATTTATGAAACACTCTTAACTATCAAAGAAGGCGAAACATTTAGCTACTTTGATTAA
- a CDS encoding DUF6095 family protein — protein sequence MSRTNKDLLVTGLKHLAFTVFLMFTAPLILWQAFKNQEHFLFWPVCILGIVIAFYAVFMGFKGIQTIVNAVFGKKKK from the coding sequence ATGAGTAGAACTAATAAAGATTTATTGGTAACTGGCTTAAAACACTTAGCTTTTACGGTATTTTTAATGTTTACCGCTCCACTAATACTATGGCAAGCTTTTAAAAATCAAGAACATTTTTTGTTTTGGCCCGTTTGTATTTTAGGTATTGTAATTGCATTCTATGCCGTATTTATGGGGTTTAAGGGAATCCAAACTATAGTAAATGCCGTATTCGGTAAAAAAAAGAAATAG
- the hisS gene encoding histidine--tRNA ligase: MAQKPSIPKGTRDFTPSEIAKRNYIFDIIKKNFQTYGFQPIETPSFENSDTLLGKYGEEGDRLIFKILNSGDFINKVDDVTYSSKDSNSIAPKITEKALRYDLTVPFARYVVMHQNEIDFPFKRYQIQPVWRADRPQKGRFREFFQCDADVVGSDSLLQEVELIQLYDAVFSELKLEGVTIKMNNRKILAGIAEVIGAKHLLIDFTVALDKLDKIGEDGVKNEMLAKGISQEAIEKASPLFLSQSSNDEQLNSLDTLLKDSKEGKKGLEELRFIMNTVSNLGLQTAKLAIDVTLARGLNYYTGAIFEVAAPEGVSMGSIGGGGRYDDLTGIFGLKDVSGVGISFGLDRIYLVLEELGLFPKAIDQSLQVLCVNFGDKEAMAALKLVTQLRKVGVKADIYPSSAKMQKQMKYANNRNVPYVVLIGNQELDTNTFIVKNMKEGSQEEYSLDKVSDFIAHLN; this comes from the coding sequence ATGGCACAGAAACCATCTATACCAAAAGGAACTCGCGATTTTACGCCTTCTGAAATTGCAAAACGTAATTATATTTTTGATATTATCAAGAAGAATTTTCAGACCTATGGTTTTCAACCTATAGAAACACCTTCTTTTGAGAATTCGGATACATTATTGGGTAAATATGGAGAAGAGGGCGACCGACTTATTTTTAAGATTTTAAATTCTGGAGACTTTATTAATAAAGTAGATGATGTAACGTATAGTTCAAAAGACTCCAATAGTATTGCTCCTAAAATTACAGAAAAAGCACTTCGGTACGATTTAACCGTGCCCTTTGCGCGTTATGTGGTAATGCATCAAAATGAAATAGACTTTCCATTTAAACGATATCAAATTCAACCAGTTTGGAGAGCGGACAGACCGCAAAAGGGGCGTTTTAGGGAGTTTTTTCAATGTGATGCAGATGTCGTAGGGTCAGATTCTTTATTGCAAGAGGTAGAATTAATTCAATTGTATGATGCTGTATTTTCCGAGCTAAAACTTGAAGGTGTAACCATTAAAATGAATAACAGGAAAATTTTGGCAGGTATTGCAGAAGTAATAGGTGCAAAACATTTATTAATAGATTTTACGGTAGCTCTTGATAAATTGGATAAAATAGGGGAGGACGGAGTTAAAAACGAAATGCTTGCTAAAGGTATTTCTCAAGAAGCCATTGAAAAGGCTTCCCCATTATTTTTATCCCAGAGTAGTAACGACGAGCAATTAAATAGTTTAGATACACTTTTAAAAGATTCAAAAGAAGGTAAGAAAGGTTTAGAAGAGCTTCGGTTTATTATGAATACAGTTTCTAACTTAGGTTTACAAACGGCTAAATTAGCAATAGATGTTACTTTGGCACGTGGGCTAAATTATTATACCGGAGCAATTTTTGAAGTTGCGGCGCCAGAAGGAGTTTCAATGGGCTCAATAGGTGGTGGCGGTCGTTATGATGATTTAACTGGTATTTTTGGATTGAAAGATGTTAGTGGCGTGGGTATTTCTTTTGGTCTTGATCGAATTTATTTAGTTTTAGAAGAATTAGGTCTTTTTCCAAAGGCAATTGATCAATCACTGCAAGTACTATGCGTCAATTTTGGTGATAAAGAAGCGATGGCAGCTTTAAAATTAGTAACGCAATTACGAAAGGTAGGTGTTAAAGCTGATATTTACCCTTCGAGTGCTAAAATGCAAAAACAGATGAAGTACGCCAATAATCGAAATGTACCATATGTCGTTTTAATAGGGAACCAAGAGTTGGATACTAATACGTTCATTGTTAAAAACATGAAAGAAGGTTCGCAAGAAGAATACAGTTTAGACAAAGTTTCTGATTTTATAGCCCATTTAAACTAA
- a CDS encoding SDR family NAD(P)-dependent oxidoreductase encodes MTNSNKLSGKNILITAGAQGIGEAITKHFINSGANVAIHYFSSADTANELVKYAKDKGVKAIAISGDLTKEEEANAIVEKTVEALGGLNILINNAGSLVARKMLSEMETEFWHKVMDINLTSMMFVTRSAAPYLAKNENSSIVNLASLAGRKGGHPGSLVYSTSKGAILTYTRALASELGPQGTRVNAVAPGLILGTSFHNTHTTKESAAETTKGIPIQRAGNAADVARAVVYLASEYDGFITGATLDINGGVYNM; translated from the coding sequence ATGACAAATAGTAACAAATTATCGGGTAAAAATATTCTTATTACTGCTGGGGCTCAGGGAATTGGAGAAGCAATAACTAAGCATTTTATAAACAGCGGTGCCAATGTTGCTATTCATTATTTTTCTAGTGCAGATACTGCAAATGAATTAGTAAAATATGCTAAGGATAAAGGTGTAAAAGCAATTGCAATTAGCGGAGATCTTACGAAAGAAGAAGAAGCCAATGCAATAGTAGAAAAAACAGTTGAAGCTTTAGGAGGTCTAAATATCTTGATTAACAATGCCGGTTCATTAGTGGCACGCAAGATGCTTAGCGAAATGGAAACTGAATTTTGGCATAAGGTGATGGATATTAATCTTACCTCAATGATGTTCGTAACGAGATCAGCGGCACCTTATTTGGCAAAGAATGAAAATAGTAGCATAGTCAACTTAGCTTCACTAGCTGGGCGTAAAGGGGGACATCCTGGATCTCTGGTCTATTCTACCAGTAAAGGCGCAATATTAACCTATACGCGGGCACTTGCCTCAGAATTAGGACCACAGGGTACAAGAGTAAATGCAGTTGCTCCAGGACTTATTTTAGGGACGTCTTTTCACAACACACATACAACTAAAGAATCAGCGGCAGAAACTACAAAAGGTATTCCTATTCAGCGAGCAGGTAATGCAGCTGACGTAGCAAGGGCAGTTGTTTATTTAGCGTCTGAATATGATGGCTTTATTACCGGTGCTACGCTAGATATTAATGGCGGTGTTTATAATATGTAA